A window of Roseateles sp. XES5 genomic DNA:
TCAGCGAATATCTGATCGGGGCCATCCAGGGCGCGATCATCATCATTGCGATGCTCGTCCAGCGTTCGCTGGTGCGGAAGTCGTAGCCAGGCGGTTCCAGCCTTTGCGTCTGGAACTGCATGGGGAACAGCCGGGTCAACGGGTCGCCCGGCCACGAAGAAAGACCTGGTTTTTGGGAGGAAACTCATGCGCAAGAAACTTTTGGGCCTGACGGTCGCCGCCATGGCGCTGATTGCCGGCGCCGTTCACGCAGAAGACAAGAAGGTGACGATCGGCGTATCGATCCCGGCCGCCGACCATGGCTGGACCGCGGGCGTCGTCTATCATGCCGAGCGCGTCGCCAAGCTCCTCATGGAGCGCAATCCGGGCCTCAACGTCATCGTCAAGACGTCGGCCGATCCGGCGAGCCAGGCCAATGCCGTGCAGGACCTCGAGACGCAGGGCATCGACGCGCTCGTCATCCTGCCGACCGATCCGGATCCGCTCGTCAACGCCATCAAGGAAGTCAAGGGCAAGGGCACCTTCGTCGCGCTCGTCGACCGCGCGCCGAGCACTAACGACGGTTCCGTTCGTGACCTCTACGTCGCCGGCAACAACTTCGCGCTCGGCCAGACGGCCGGCGAATATATCAAGACCACGACGCCGGACGCCGAAGTCGTCGTCATCCGCGGCATGGCGATCCCGATCGACCAGCAGCGCCAGGACGGTTTCGACAAGGGTATCGAAGGTTCCAACGTCAAGATTCTCGATCGCCAGTACGGCAACTGGAACCGCGACGACGCCTTCAAGGTCATGCAAGACTACCTGACCAAGTACCAGAAGATCGACGTCGTATGGTGCCAAGACGACGACATGGCCGTCGGCGTTCTCCAGGCCATCGAACAGGCCGGCCGCACGGACATCCAGTACGTCATTGCCGGCGCGGGCTCGAAGGACATGATCAAGAAGGTCATGGACGGCGACAAGATGATCCCGGTCGACGTGCTCTATCCGCCGGCAATGGTCGGCACCGCGCTGGAAATGACCGCCGCCAATTTCTACGGCCAGGTCCCGGTCCGCGGCGTCTACACCATCGACGCCACGCTGGTGACGAAGGACAATGCGAAGGACTTCTACTTCCCGGATTCCCCGTTCTGATCCGACGAGAAACAAGCCGCCCGGGTTATGCCCGGGCGGTTGCATGCTCCACGTCATCTTCGGGCTTGGCCCGGGGATGACGAAGGAGAAGGAAACGCGCGTTGCGCCGGAAATTGCCTGATACCGCTCCAGCCCGCCATTTCCCTCCAGGACATTCCACCGATCCCGCAATTGCGCATTGCCCACCCGGCCAAAGGCCGATAGCTTTCGACGCGTTGCGGTACGTACCGCAAGACCATTTTCGGCGGGCCGCGACGATCGGCCCCGCCCACGGGAGGACGCCAAAGATGAAGACGATCAAGGGCCCGGCCCTGTTTCTCGCCCAGTTCGCCGGTGATGCCGCGCCGTTCAATTCCTGGGATGCGATCACCAAATGGGCCGCCGATATCGGCTACAAGGGCGTGCAGGTCCCGAGCTGGGATGCGCGTTTCATCGACCTGAAGAAGGCGGCTTCCTCCAAGGCCTATTGCGACGAGTTCGCCGGCACGGCGCGCGAGAACGGCGTCGAGGTCACCGAGCTTTCCACCCATCTGCAGGGCCAGCTCGTCGCCGTGCATCCCGCCTATGACGAGGCCTTCGACGGCTTCGCGGCGCCCGAGGTGCGCGGTAACCCGAAGGCGCGGCAGGAATGGGCTGTCGATCAGGTGAAGATGGCGCTGACCGCCTCGCGGCATCTCGGCCTCGACGCCATGGCCAGCTTCTCCGGCGCACTCGCCTGGCCCTTCGTCTATCCCTGGCCGCAGCGCCCCGCCGGCCTCGTCGAGACGGCCTTCGACGAGCTGGCGAAGCGCTGGAAGCCGATCCTCGACCACGCGGATTCCTGCGGCGTCGACGTCTGCTACGAGATCCATCCGGGCGAGGACCTGCATGACGGCATCACCTACGAGATGTTCCTGGAGCGCACCGGCAACCATGCCCGCGCCTGCATGCTCTACGATCCCTCGCACTACGTCCTGCAGTGCCTCGACTATCTCGACAATATCGACATCTACAAGGACCGCATCCGCATGTTCCATGTGAAGGATGCCGAGTTCAACCCGACGGGCCGGCAGGGCGTCTATGGCGGCTACCAGGGTTGGGTCAACCGGGCCGGCCGCTTCCGCTCGCTGGGCGACGGCCAGGTCGATTTCGGCGCCGTCTTCTCCAAGATGGCCGCCAACGACTTCGCCGGCTGGGCCGTGGTCGAATGGGAATGTGCGCTGAAGCACCCGGAGGACGGCGCGCGCGAGGGGGCCGAGTTCGTGAAGGCCCATATCATCCGCGTGACGGAAAAGGCCTTCGACGACTTTGCCGATGCGGGCACGGACGACGCCGCCAACCGGCGCATGCTGGGGCTTTGAGGCCCCGGCCTCTCCCCGCAGGCCGGGGAGGGGATGCGCCCTATATAAACGCCAACGGTCTGGAAAACGGTCCGGCCCACCTCCTTCGCCCCGATTGCGGAAGGATGGCGGCCGGCAGACCGGTTGAGGAAACGCCAAGGAGGACTACAGGATGGCCATCGAAGGAAGCGCAAACGAGGCGCGGGAGCGCCGCATCCGGCTCGGCATGGTGGGTGGCGGCTCCGGCGCGTTCATCGGCGCGGTTCACCGCATCGCCGCCCGGCTCGACGATCACTATGAGCTCGTCGCCGGCGCGCTGTCGTCCTCGCCCGAAAAGGCCGAACAGTCGGCGCGCGAACTCGGGCTCGATCCGTCGCGCAGCTACGGCAGCTTCAAGGAGATGGCGATCCGCGAGGCCAAGCTGAAGAACGGTATCGAGGCGGTGGCGATCGTCACGCCCAACCATGTGCATTACGAGGCCGCGAAGGAATTCCTGAAGCGCGGCATCCACGTCATCTGCGACAAGCCGCTGACCTCGACGCTGGCCGATGCCCGCAAGCTGAAGAAGCTTGCGGAGGAAAGCGATGCCCTCTTCGTGCTGACGCACAACTATACCGGCTATCCCATGGTCCGGCAGGCGCGCGAGATGGTCGCCAACGGCGATCTCGGCGCGATCCGCCTCGTGCAGATGGAGTATCCGCAGGACTGGCTGACGGAGGATATCGAGAGCAGCGGCCAGAAACAGGCCGCCTGGCGCACTGACCCCACCAAGTCCGGCGCGGGCGGCTCCACCGGCGATATCGGCACCCATGCCTACAATCTCGGCTGCTTCGTCTCCGGTCTCGATCTGGAGGAACTCTCGGCCGACCTCGACAGTTTCGTGCCGGGCCGTCGGCTGGATGACAATGCCCATGTCATGATGCGCTTCAAGGAAAAGGACGGCGCGCGCGCCAAGGGCATGCTGTGGTGCAGCCAGGTCGCGCCCGGCCACGAGAACGGCCTGAAGGTGCGCGTCTACGGCACCAAGGGCGGCCTCGAATGGGTGCAGGCCGATCCGAACTATCTCTGGTACACGCCCTTCGGCGAGCCGAAGTGCCTGATCACCCGGGGCGGCGCCGGCTCCGGGCCTGCCGCCGCGCGCGTCAGCCGCGTTCCCTCCGGCCACCCGGAAGGCTATCTGGAAGGCTTCGCCACTATCTATTCCGAGGCTGCCCGCGCCATCCATGCCAAGCGCAGCGGCGCCAAGGTCGACCCGGCCGTCACCTATCCGACGGTCGACGACGGCCTCAAGGGCATGCTTTTCGTCGATGCCTGCGTGCAGTCTTCGAAGAAGAACGGGGCCTGGGTAAAGGTCTGACGGTCAGCCGGCGAAGATGCCGCCGAGGCGGATAACCATCTTCTTGTCGAAGAGCTGTCCCCGGTCGAACATCCAGTTCAGCGCGTCCCTGGTGGTCCAGGGGCGCTTGTAGGGGCGGGCGCTGGTCAAGGCCTCGAAGACGTCGCAGACGGTGGAGAGGCGGATTTCCGGGCTGATCTGGTCCGCCTTGAGGCCGGCCGGATAGCCGGTCCCGTCGAGGGTCTCGTGGTGGTGCCGGCAGATGTCGAGGATCGTGTCCGAGATATTGCCCTGTTCCTTCAGCAGGCGGTAGCCGACCTCGGGATGGTTGCGGATCAGGCGTCGTTCCTCCGCCTCCAGCCCGCCCTTCTTGTTGAGGATCGCGTTGGGCACCATGAGCTTGCCGACGTCATGCAGCAGGCCGGCGACGCCGAGCTCCCGCACGCTGTCGTCCGCATAGCCGAGCGAACGGGCAAGGCGCATCATCAAGGCGCTCACCGCCAGCGAATGCACATAGGTGCCTTCGTCCTTGGTCTTGAGGCGTGTCACCTTCAGGAAGATATCGGGCGCCGCGTCGATCCGATCGGAAATCTCGTCCGCCACGGGATTCAGCGTGTCCAATTCCAGCCGCCCCATGCGGGCGGCATCGAAACTGCCGCGCAGGGCGCTCTTCGCCTCGGCCACGGTTTCCACCGTGCGCCGCCGCTCTTCGGCCTGCTGTGCTGCCGGGGAGGGGCCTGCGTCGATATCCACCTTGCTCTTCTCGGCGTTGACCAGAGCATGGGTGGCCGAGGTGGCAAGAATGGCGCGCAGCGTGTCGTCGGTATCGAGAAGGAAACGGCGGGCGGAGAATTCGGCGGTCGGGCATTCCACCGATTCGATGAACATGCCTTTGCGAACAAGCTGCTTCGGAATTCGCCGTACCACGCCGTCTGCCTCCACCCAATACAGGGCATTTTAGGGGGTGAAATCCTAAGCCTTTGTTTAAGGATGCGCTGTTTTACGGTGAGTTTGCTTTGAACCACTGAGCGGATTTCATGTATGCGAGGCGTCTCCCGTGCGCGCCGACACGCGCGAACCGGATGTTGGATCGAGCCCGGCGTGGTGGCGGAAAGGGGGTAGGCCCGGCAAATGGTGCATCCGCTGTGCGGACGGGTGTTCCTGACGCTTCATGTTTTTGCGAAAGGCGGTTGACTTTCCATGAAACGGCATTACTGCAACGTTGCAGATTGCCGTTTGATACCGCAAACCCGAGAAAGCCGATGATCGATCCCAAAACCCTCGCCGACCGTTTCCCAGGCGATTTCGTCTTCGGCGTGGCGACCGCCGCCTTCCAGATCGAGGGCGCGGCCAAGATGGACGGACGCAAGCCTTCGATCTGGGATGCCTTTTCCAACATGCCGGGCCGCGTCTACGGCCGGCACAATGGCGATGTCGCCTGCGACCACTACAACCGGCTGAACGAGGATCTCGACCTCATCCAGTCGCTCGGCGTTACGGCCTACCGCTTTTCCATCGCCTGGCCGCGCATCGTGCCGGAGGGCACGGGGCCGGTGAACGAGAAGGGGCTCGATTTCTACGACCGCCTCGTCGACGGGTTGAAGGCGCGGGGCATCAAGGCCTTTGCGACGCTCTACCATTGGGACCTGCCGTTGATGCTGGCGGGTGAGGGCGGCTGGACGGCGCGGCAGACGGCCTATGCCTTCCAGCGCTACGCCAAGACTGCTATCGCGCGGCTCGGCGACCGGCTGGATGCGGTGGCGACCTTCAACGAACCCTGGTGCTCCGTCTGGCTGAGCCATCTCTACGGCATTCACGCGCCGGGCGAACGCAACATGGACGCCGCGCTCCACGCGCTGCACTTTACCAATCTCGCCCATGGCCTTGGCGTTTCAGCCATCCGCGCCGAGCGGCCGAACCTTCCGGTCGGCCTCGTGCTGAATGCCCATTCCATCTATCCGGGCAGCGACAGCCCGGCGGACAAGGCGGCTGCCGCCCGCGCCTTCGATTTCCACAACGGCGTCTTCTTCGGGCCGGTCTTCAAGGGCGCATATCCGGAGAGCTTTCTCTCCGCCCTCGGCCATCGCATGCCCGATATCGAGCCGGGCGACATGGAGACAATCGCCCAGCCGCTCGACTGGTGGGGCCTCAACTACTATACGCCGATGCGCGTGGCGCACGATCCGGCCGAGGGCGCCGAATTCCCGGCCACCGTGCCCGCCCCGCCGGTCGCCGACATCAAGACCGACATCGGCTGGGAGGTCTTTGCACCGGCGCTTGGCGCTCTTGTCCGCAAGCTCAACGCCGATTACCCGCTGCCCGTCTGCTACATCACGGAAAATGGCGCCTGCTACAATATGGGCGTTACGGACGGCATCGTGGACGACCAGCCGCGCCTCGACTACATCGCCGCGCATCTCGGCGTCACGGCCGATCTCATCGCCGAGGGCTACCCGATGCGCGGTTATTTCGCCTGGAGCCTGATGGACAATTTCGAATGGGCGGAAGGCTATCGCATGCGCTTCGGCATCGTGCATGTCGACTATGAAACGCAGGTGCGCACAATCAAGAAGAGCGGTCACTGGTACAGCGCCCTTGCCGGCCATTTCCCCAAAGGCAACCATCGCGCCGTAAAGGAATCATAACGCTTCTGCCGCATCATCGCCGCTTGGTCGGAGAAGACGATGCTGCGGCTTGCGCACCACCTTTCAGGCATGATCGGCGCCAGGCGGCTTGCTGTCGTCCTCGGCGTTCTTGCTTCCTTTGCCGTGGTCGTCAGCCTCGCCACCGCTCTCGTGATGATGGCGCTCGGCTTCCTCGCCACCCGCGCCAACGAGCTGGACGAGGAGCGCACCCGCCAGGCCGTCTTCGGCGCGCTCTCCGCCATGCGCAGTTCCATTGTCACCACGGTGCGGGACTATGCGGTATGGGACGATGCGGTGGGCGCCGTCTATGGCACGCCCGACATGCCATGGCTTGTCGCCAATTTCGGTCTGGCGACGGAAGGCGGCCCGCTGTTCGACACGGTTTTTCTCGTCGACGAGACGGGCGGGACAATGCTCGCCTATCGAAACGGCGTTCCTCTTTCGGCAGATGTGCAGTCCTATGGCGGCGCGGTGTTCGCGGAACTCTACGGCAAGGTGATGGCAGCGGGACTGAAGCCCGGCGAGGAGCTGGGCGCTTTCCTGCGCACGCCGGATGGCCCGGCCGTTGCCGCGATCTCGACGATCCGCCCGGTCTCCGAGACGGTCACGGCGCCGGCGGAGGCATTGCGCACGCTCGTCATCATCCGCCACCTGACGCCCGCCCGCATCGCGCGCATCGCCGATAATTTCCTGGTTTCCGGCCTGTTGTTTTCCGACGAAAAGCCGGTTGGCGGCGAAAGTGTCGCCGTCACCGCGCCGGATGGTGGGGCAATCGGCTTTCTCTCCTGGACGCCGGAGGCGCCGGGCGACAAGAGCTATGCGCAGGTGCGTCCGCTTGTGCTGCTGGCGCTCGGCGGCGTGATCTTCTTCTTCGCGCTTCTCGTCCTCACCGGCGCTGCCTTCACCATCCGTCTCAAGGCGGATGAGAACAAGGCGCGGTTGCAGGCGGTCACCGACCGGCTCAGCGGCCTGTGCAACCGCACAGGCCTTTATGCCGGTCTGGAAGACCTGACCGCCCGCGCGGCCGCGCAGCAGTGCGACGTGGTGATGCTCTATCTGGATCTCGACGGCTTCAAGGAGGTCAACGACTTCTATGGCCATGCCGTCGGCGACCGGCTGATCCGCGGGGTTTCGGCGGGCCTGACCCGCCTCGTGCCGGAGGGCGCCATGCTCGCCCGCATCGGCGGCGACGAATTCGCCATCGCCTTCATCGGCGAGCCCGGCGGACAGGCGGTGGAACGGCTCACGGCGTCCCTGCTCGACTTCTTTGCCGAACCTTTCGCCATCGGCGAGCGGGTCGCCATCGTCGGGGCCAGTATCGGCATTGCGGTGTCGCACCGCGGCGCCGTCGACGGCGAGGAGCTGCTGCGGCAGGCGGATGTCGCCATGTACCGGGCAAAGCAGGCCGGTCGCGGGCGTGCCATGCCCTATGACGCGATGATGGACGACGACCGCGACGCGCGGCGCGAGATGGAAGATGCGCTGCGGGCGGCGGTTTCGCGCGACGAGATCGACGTCGTGTTCCAGCCCATCGTGCGGGCAGGCGACCGCTCGGTCTGCGGTGTGGAAGCATTGGCCCGCTGGTATCGCGGCGGTACGACGCCCGTTCCGCCGGATGTCTTCATTCCGCTGGCGGAGGCGACCGGCATCATCGACGCGCTGGGGCCGCTGGTGCTGCGGCGGGCCTGCGAAGCGGCGCGCAACTGGCCGGAGATCGGCATCTCGATCAATGTCTCGCCCGCGCAGTTCCGCAATCCCTATTTCCCCGATCGGGCGCTCGGCATCATCGCGGCGGCCGGCATCGAGCCGGCCCGCATCACGCTGGAGATCACCGAGGGTTACTTCATCCAGAATCCCGGCCGGGCGAAACTGGTCATGGACCGGCTGAAAGCCGGTGGCGTGCGCATCGCGCTCGACGATTTCGGCGCCGGCTTTTCCAGCATCGGCTATCTCATCCGCTTCGGTTTCGACCGCATGAAGATCGATCGTTCGCTGACCGTGGCGGCGGAACAGTCGATCAAGGGCGGGGCGATGCTGCAGGCGACCGTCGCGCTCGCGGCCTCCTTCGACATGCCGGTGACGGCGGAGGGCGTGGAAACCGCCGAGCAGGCGGCCTTCCTGCATCTGTGCGGCTGTGACCAGCTTCAGGGCTATTTCTTCGGCAAGCCGATGAGCGAGAAGGCCTTCGGTACGCTCCTCGCGCCGCAGGTCGACGCGCGGGCGGCCGGTTAGAGCAATTCCGGTGGACCCGGGTTCACCCAGTCTCTTGCTTGTGGCGCATATCCGACGTCGAAGCGACGCCGCTTCGGCCAGAAATGCTTCAGGTCACTTGCCCCAGATTATTTGCCGAGGTGGCGTGCGCCGCGCTGGCGGGCAAGGTCCATCTGCTTCTGTCGCTGGCGGAAGCGCAGGCGGTCGTCCTCGCTGCGCGTTGCGTGGCAATGCGGGCAGGAGACGCCGGCCTCGTAGAGCGGCGAGGTGATCTCCTCGGCGGTCAGCGGGTGGCGGCAGGCGCGGCAGAGCTTGTGCTCGCCCTCTTCCAGGCCATGGGTGACGGAGACGCGCTCGTCGAAGACGAAGCATGCGCCGTCCCAGAGGCTTTCTTCGGCCGGCACGTCCTCGAGATATTTCAGGATGCCGCCCTTGAGGTGGTAGACCTCGTCGAAGCCTTCCGCCTTCATGAAGGCCGTCGCCTTCTCGCAGCGGATGCCGCCGGTGCAGTACATGGCGATCTTGCGGCTTGTTGTGCAGGCCGGTGTTCTGCCGCACCCAGTCCGGAAATTCGCGGAAGGTCTTGGTGTTCGGATCGAGGGCGCCGCGAAACATGCCGATGGCCGTCTCGTAGTCGTTGCGCGTGTCGATGACAATGGTGTCGGGGTCGGAGATCAGCGCGTTCCAGTCCTCGGGCGCCACGTAGGTGCCGACGGAGCGTGTGGGGTCGATATCCTCGACGCCCATGGTGACGATCTCCTTCTTCAGCCGCGCCTTCATGCGCAGGAAGGGCATCTCGCTCGCCCAGCTTTCCTTGTGCTCCAGCCCGGCAAATTCCGGCTGGCTGCGCAGGAAGGAAAGCACGGTGCGGATGCCGGCGGCCGGTCCCGCGATGGTGCCGTTGATACCCTCATGGGCGAGCAGCAGTGTGCCGCGCACGCCGTTCTCCTCGCACAGCGCCTGCAAGGGCGCGCGCAGATCCGCAAAACGCGGCACCGAGACGAAATGATAGAGGGCGGCAACGAGGAAACCGGTTTCCTGCGCGGGCGAAGGGGTCGTGTTTGTCATGGCCGCCACATACAGCCTCGCGGCATTTCAGGCAATGCGGCGCGGCGTCGCCGCGGCTCAGGCGAGCCGCTGCAGGCTTGCGCCGTTGCTGGCGCCGAGCGCCATCGACTGGTTGGAATACTGGCTCTCGCCCGTCACCTCCCGGCCCACCCAGTTCGGCAGCGCCGGCTCGTCGTGGATGGAGGAAAGCTCGACCTCGGCGATGACGAGGCCGCGATGGGCGCCGTCATAGACGTCGACCTCCCAGACATGACCCTCGTGCGGCACCTTGTAGCGCACTTTCTCGATCACGTTGCCGATGGCATGGCGCAGCATGTCCTCGGCTTCGTCACGGTCGATGTCGAATTCGTATTCGTCGCGCACCAGCGCCGTATGGCCGACTTTCAGGGTAATGCGCGCGCGCCCGTCGCCGTAGAGGCGGACCCGGAGAGACCGGTCGTCCTGGGCAACGACATAGGCTTGCCGTATGGCGATGCCCTCATCCGCGAAGGTGCGCCACCGCTGGCCCGACACCAGGAACTTCCGCTCGATCTCTTTCGCCATAGGCTCGCTTTCGCTGTTGGAGATGGGCATGGGCGAGCGCAGACTACACGAGAAGTGTGTCATGACAAGGCCATATATGATGCTTTAGGCTCGACAGGACCCAGCAGACACGCTATTCCGGTCTCAATTCAATCGTTTTAAAAGGTCGTGCCATGAGCGAGAAGAACGCCAAGCTCCTTTCCGTCCTGAAGCTGCAGCCGGTTGTGCCGGTTCTGGTCATCGATGACCTGAAGACGGCCGTGCCGCTGGCGCGCGCTCTGGTGAAGGGCGGTCTCAAGGCCATCGAGATCACGCTGCGCACGCCGGCCGCGCTGGAAGCGATCCGCGCCGTGGCCAACGAGGTCGAGGGCGCCGTCGCCGGCGCCGGCACGATCCTCAACGCCGCGCAGTTCGAGGCGGCGGTGGAAGCGGGCTCGCAGTTCATCGTCAGCCCCGGCACGACGCAGGAACTGATCGATGCGGCCGCCGATTCCGAAATTCCACTGCTGCCGGGTGCCGCCACCGCCAGCGAAGTCATGGGCCTTCGCGAAGAAGGTTATGAGGTGCTGAAGTTCTTCCCGGCCGAACAGGCTGGCGGCGCGGCCTATCTCAAGTCGCTGTCCTCGCCGCTCGCCGGCACGCTGTTCTGCCCGACCGGCGGCATTTCATTGTCGAATGCCCGTGATTACCTCTCGCTGCCGAACGTCGTCTGCGTCGGCGGCTCCTGGGTCGCACCGAACGACCTCGTCGCCAAGGGCGACTGGGCGGGCATCGAAAAGCTCGCCGCCGAGGCTGCCGCCCTCAAGGGGTGAGCCAAGGTTCAGCGGATTTGCAAGCGGGCGGCCCTGGGTCGCCCGTTATGCGTTTGTAATTTAGAACGGGCATTCCTATCTTGCCTTGCAGTCGGCCCCCGCGCGACGAGAGAAACGGAGACGCCCATGTTTGACGCCAAGAAGTTGCTTGACCAGTTCCTCGGTTCGCAGGTGCCCGGCGCGGGCGGAACCGTGCGCGACCGCGCCGGTCAGGTCACACAGCTTGCCAAGGACAATCCGCTCGCCACCATCGCCATTGCCGGCGTGCTGCTCGGCACGGATGGCGGGCGCAAGGTCGCCGGCTCGGCGCTGAAGCTCGGGAGCCTGGCCGCCATCGCCGGCCTCGGCTACCAGGCCTACAAGAATTACCGCGACGGCCAGAACCCGGTCGAGACCGCCCAGGGCGGTACGCCCGAACTCCTGCCGCCGCCGACGGATTCCGGCTTCCACCCCGAGGCGGTCAGCACGGACTTCGCCCTCATCCTCGTGCGCGCCATGATCGCCGCCTCGCGCGCCGACGGCCATATCGACGATGCCGAGCGCGCCCGCATCATGGACAAGCTGAAGGTCTCCGGCCTTGGCGCCGACGCCGCGAAGTTCCTCGAGGACGAGCTTGCCAATCCCATCGATCTCGACGCGATCGTCGCGGCGGCCTCAACCGAGGAGCAACGCGTCGAACTCT
This region includes:
- a CDS encoding substrate-binding domain-containing protein; protein product: MRKKLLGLTVAAMALIAGAVHAEDKKVTIGVSIPAADHGWTAGVVYHAERVAKLLMERNPGLNVIVKTSADPASQANAVQDLETQGIDALVILPTDPDPLVNAIKEVKGKGTFVALVDRAPSTNDGSVRDLYVAGNNFALGQTAGEYIKTTTPDAEVVVIRGMAIPIDQQRQDGFDKGIEGSNVKILDRQYGNWNRDDAFKVMQDYLTKYQKIDVVWCQDDDMAVGVLQAIEQAGRTDIQYVIAGAGSKDMIKKVMDGDKMIPVDVLYPPAMVGTALEMTAANFYGQVPVRGVYTIDATLVTKDNAKDFYFPDSPF
- a CDS encoding sugar phosphate isomerase/epimerase encodes the protein MKTIKGPALFLAQFAGDAAPFNSWDAITKWAADIGYKGVQVPSWDARFIDLKKAASSKAYCDEFAGTARENGVEVTELSTHLQGQLVAVHPAYDEAFDGFAAPEVRGNPKARQEWAVDQVKMALTASRHLGLDAMASFSGALAWPFVYPWPQRPAGLVETAFDELAKRWKPILDHADSCGVDVCYEIHPGEDLHDGITYEMFLERTGNHARACMLYDPSHYVLQCLDYLDNIDIYKDRIRMFHVKDAEFNPTGRQGVYGGYQGWVNRAGRFRSLGDGQVDFGAVFSKMAANDFAGWAVVEWECALKHPEDGAREGAEFVKAHIIRVTEKAFDDFADAGTDDAANRRMLGL
- a CDS encoding Gfo/Idh/MocA family protein, translating into MAIEGSANEARERRIRLGMVGGGSGAFIGAVHRIAARLDDHYELVAGALSSSPEKAEQSARELGLDPSRSYGSFKEMAIREAKLKNGIEAVAIVTPNHVHYEAAKEFLKRGIHVICDKPLTSTLADARKLKKLAEESDALFVLTHNYTGYPMVRQAREMVANGDLGAIRLVQMEYPQDWLTEDIESSGQKQAAWRTDPTKSGAGGSTGDIGTHAYNLGCFVSGLDLEELSADLDSFVPGRRLDDNAHVMMRFKEKDGARAKGMLWCSQVAPGHENGLKVRVYGTKGGLEWVQADPNYLWYTPFGEPKCLITRGGAGSGPAAARVSRVPSGHPEGYLEGFATIYSEAARAIHAKRSGAKVDPAVTYPTVDDGLKGMLFVDACVQSSKKNGAWVKV
- a CDS encoding HD-GYP domain-containing protein produces the protein MFIESVECPTAEFSARRFLLDTDDTLRAILATSATHALVNAEKSKVDIDAGPSPAAQQAEERRRTVETVAEAKSALRGSFDAARMGRLELDTLNPVADEISDRIDAAPDIFLKVTRLKTKDEGTYVHSLAVSALMMRLARSLGYADDSVRELGVAGLLHDVGKLMVPNAILNKKGGLEAEERRLIRNHPEVGYRLLKEQGNISDTILDICRHHHETLDGTGYPAGLKADQISPEIRLSTVCDVFEALTSARPYKRPWTTRDALNWMFDRGQLFDKKMVIRLGGIFAG
- a CDS encoding GH1 family beta-glucosidase, with the protein product MIDPKTLADRFPGDFVFGVATAAFQIEGAAKMDGRKPSIWDAFSNMPGRVYGRHNGDVACDHYNRLNEDLDLIQSLGVTAYRFSIAWPRIVPEGTGPVNEKGLDFYDRLVDGLKARGIKAFATLYHWDLPLMLAGEGGWTARQTAYAFQRYAKTAIARLGDRLDAVATFNEPWCSVWLSHLYGIHAPGERNMDAALHALHFTNLAHGLGVSAIRAERPNLPVGLVLNAHSIYPGSDSPADKAAAARAFDFHNGVFFGPVFKGAYPESFLSALGHRMPDIEPGDMETIAQPLDWWGLNYYTPMRVAHDPAEGAEFPATVPAPPVADIKTDIGWEVFAPALGALVRKLNADYPLPVCYITENGACYNMGVTDGIVDDQPRLDYIAAHLGVTADLIAEGYPMRGYFAWSLMDNFEWAEGYRMRFGIVHVDYETQVRTIKKSGHWYSALAGHFPKGNHRAVKES
- a CDS encoding bifunctional diguanylate cyclase/phosphodiesterase, with protein sequence MLRLAHHLSGMIGARRLAVVLGVLASFAVVVSLATALVMMALGFLATRANELDEERTRQAVFGALSAMRSSIVTTVRDYAVWDDAVGAVYGTPDMPWLVANFGLATEGGPLFDTVFLVDETGGTMLAYRNGVPLSADVQSYGGAVFAELYGKVMAAGLKPGEELGAFLRTPDGPAVAAISTIRPVSETVTAPAEALRTLVIIRHLTPARIARIADNFLVSGLLFSDEKPVGGESVAVTAPDGGAIGFLSWTPEAPGDKSYAQVRPLVLLALGGVIFFFALLVLTGAAFTIRLKADENKARLQAVTDRLSGLCNRTGLYAGLEDLTARAAAQQCDVVMLYLDLDGFKEVNDFYGHAVGDRLIRGVSAGLTRLVPEGAMLARIGGDEFAIAFIGEPGGQAVERLTASLLDFFAEPFAIGERVAIVGASIGIAVSHRGAVDGEELLRQADVAMYRAKQAGRGRAMPYDAMMDDDRDARREMEDALRAAVSRDEIDVVFQPIVRAGDRSVCGVEALARWYRGGTTPVPPDVFIPLAEATGIIDALGPLVLRRACEAARNWPEIGISINVSPAQFRNPYFPDRALGIIAAAGIEPARITLEITEGYFIQNPGRAKLVMDRLKAGGVRIALDDFGAGFSSIGYLIRFGFDRMKIDRSLTVAAEQSIKGGAMLQATVALAASFDMPVTAEGVETAEQAAFLHLCGCDQLQGYFFGKPMSEKAFGTLLAPQVDARAAG
- a CDS encoding CYTH domain-containing protein — protein: MAKEIERKFLVSGQRWRTFADEGIAIRQAYVVAQDDRSLRVRLYGDGRARITLKVGHTALVRDEYEFDIDRDEAEDMLRHAIGNVIEKVRYKVPHEGHVWEVDVYDGAHRGLVIAEVELSSIHDEPALPNWVGREVTGESQYSNQSMALGASNGASLQRLA
- a CDS encoding 2-dehydro-3-deoxy-phosphogluconate aldolase, which gives rise to MSEKNAKLLSVLKLQPVVPVLVIDDLKTAVPLARALVKGGLKAIEITLRTPAALEAIRAVANEVEGAVAGAGTILNAAQFEAAVEAGSQFIVSPGTTQELIDAAADSEIPLLPGAATASEVMGLREEGYEVLKFFPAEQAGGAAYLKSLSSPLAGTLFCPTGGISLSNARDYLSLPNVVCVGGSWVAPNDLVAKGDWAGIEKLAAEAAALKG
- a CDS encoding tellurite resistance TerB family protein produces the protein MFDAKKLLDQFLGSQVPGAGGTVRDRAGQVTQLAKDNPLATIAIAGVLLGTDGGRKVAGSALKLGSLAAIAGLGYQAYKNYRDGQNPVETAQGGTPELLPPPTDSGFHPEAVSTDFALILVRAMIAASRADGHIDDAERARIMDKLKVSGLGADAAKFLEDELANPIDLDAIVAAASTEEQRVELYTASRLAIEPKSRAERGYLDLLAGRLGLADALVDHIEATVSAATV